In Mangifera indica cultivar Alphonso chromosome 7, CATAS_Mindica_2.1, whole genome shotgun sequence, the genomic window gtttttttgacataaaaatgaATGCAAAATATTAGGGACAACACTCAAGATAATGCAGTGATGTGCGTTGTTTTTCATATGCTGAAATTTTGGACAAATTTTATGGTCCAAGTTATGGAGATCAAACACAATAACTGTTGAAGAGATAAAAATAAGTTGCTTCTTGTAGTTAAACCTGGAAAAGCCTTCATGTTGCATTAAATAGTTGATGATGGAAACAATGAATTGTTGAGAAGAAAGTTGTAACATGGTTGTCCAATGTCCACTGTGATAGTCTCTGAAAATAATGAGTCAATTATGCAAGAAGGTAAAAAGCGAGATAGGACTGGGCGAAAATTTCTAGTATGAAGTTCAAGAGGTTTAGTTTTTgagaaccttttttttttgtctctctctAATAAAATTGTTTCTTAGAAAATACTGTTAATGTCACGCCTACAGTTTCTTCTTATATTTGCGGTGTCATAATTTTCCACAGATTCAGAGAAATTTGCAGTTGCAAATTGAAGAACAGGGGAGGTATCTTCAAAAAATGCTTGagcaacaaagaaaaatggAGAATGATAAGTCCAATTCTTCTTCATCCAACCACAGCGATCCTTCATCTCCATTGGCAAAGTCAACGCCTGAAAATGAAAAACCAGAAGCCGCAGGGCTGGATCAGACCAAAACTGGAACAAATACAGGTAATGCCAACACTACATTGGAAGGAAGTTCCAAGAGTTCGAGCAGGAAGCAGAAGCTCCCTGATACCACACTGTTCGACCTGGATGATGACAAAACTGGTCACACTAACGTAAAACGAGCAAGAACAAATGAAACAGCAGGATACTGAGCGAAATCTGCATCTGACTGGAACACCTTGTAGAATTATTATGTTATGTTCTCATTTAGACACAAGATTATTCGATCCAGAGTTTTTGACAGTTGGGTATTACTACTTCATATTAGCTAAGAACATATGAAGGCTGAGGTTTCGATTTTATGTTCACTGTGGCCTGTGGGGTTGAATTTGCACTGAAAGCTATTTAGAAGATGGATTTGCTGTAAACGTTTTGTGTCTCCATGGATAATAGTTCAACAAATGTAActgtttatttgtatatggatACAACTAATTTGAAcctctttttcttatttgacTCTCAAAAAATGCAAGTAAAATGCTTTTCTCGATATCTCATGTAAAGAGTATGTTAtgggtataatttttttacataattttatacataaataataataataaggtaataataataataatgtattatcatataattaaaaattaaaaattaaaaaatatttaattatttattaatatattattatttatgcatatatacaGAGCTATGAGAAATATGCACGTGTAAGCCACAAATATGGAGGAGGATCAAACCATAATCATAACtaattcaagaaataaaataaaatctttaactCACTTACTCACtctaataatatctttttgttTCTCCACCTAACatgatttctttaattttctggAAATGGCAGCAGGGAATGATTATGACTTGAGAATTGAGACTTGGACAGATAAAAGAGAAGATGACGGGAAAAACTGGGGCTCACGTGAATTGGTGGCACCCCACTTGAGCTGGAGGAGGAATATCTTCTGAAATGGGTTGGCTTCACTCTTTAGAACTGCAATGAGTGACACAAAATCTTGCTGCAAATGAAACCGAGTGATGTAAATTTCTGTTTGTTTCTTGAGACTctgaacccaaaaaaaaaaaaacatgcgTGTGGTTGGCTTTCAAACGTCTTCAGATTTCTGACTATGTATGTGTAATGTGTTTTGTGTCATGTATTATCTAAAAAAGGACCACAGAGTTACAGAGCTTACAGTTTGTAGGTTCGCAGCTACTGCCCTTCTGCGACATCTTTTTATATCTTGGTTTTGGTTATCAACTGTATTTTAAAGCTTTGAGGGCTTCTGTCTTTGTACATGTTTCTTTTAATgggattttaaattatatttactgCGATTATAATCTAGTTACAGTTGTGAGCTCAGTCTTTTTTTAGCTTCTTCTACACACTAGTTCaagttattttgatatttgatgatttaatagtcaaattctgttttttttcGCTTCCTCATCTTCCTGCTTTGGCTTAAGTTTGTCGAAGGGACCCTTTACTACCTatgttcattttcttttgtttttctaagaTTGCTTTTATCTCTCAACTTGGTTCCTGTGAGTATAAATTTTGTAACTTTATGTGTTCCAGAAATCTTTTAACAACTTAAATGAATTCTAAGACTCTGTTTGTTTATTATATCTCTAATTGCAAAGTTAATTTGTTGGTAAAGTGTACTGAATTTTGATTCgtctttcatttataatttgCAGCTGGAAGGCAGATAGAAGTGGACCAGCTAAATTCTAAAGTTTTTGAATGTGATATATATGGCTGAGAAATTGAGagagtaaaatatttataattagagCTAATTCCATATTCAAGTATTTGTTTAAGGCAAATAGTCCTAAAGGCATAAATAGAAAACATTGGACGTCGTTTCATGTGACTGAACTGACGTTATGAGGTAGTTGGCAAGCCAAAAGGTTTTCGAGAAGGCGTGGAGAAGCTTTTTGAGGTTCTTTACTATTTGAATTACTTGACAAATTTTTGTGAAGAAAGGGAAAAGATGGAGGCACTGAACCAGAAATCTCTTGAGAGAGCAGTGTCACAGAGAGCTCTGCAAATGGGGAGTTCATTTCCTTGTCAAATTTGTGTTATGGGTTTTCTCTGTGGAGTCTGCCTCACCTCATTGTTTCTTGCTACTCTCACTTCATTTGGTAGTTTTGAGTTTGGtggaatttcattttcttccatcTCAATGGGAACTACACCTGGGAATTCAAGTTCTGAAGTCATCAGTAAGTgaaattatttctttctttgttcttCATCGGGTGATTTGTctatccttctttttttttctgctgattcttttttcttatttctgtaTTGTGATTATGCAATGTGCAATTTTAGTGGATTTTCTCAATCCATTTTTTTCAACCTTTTCGTGAGAAAAAAGTCATCATCTTAATTACTTGAATTGAGAGGAAAGAAGATGAAActtcatctcaaattttaaGAAATCTGTAAAGttgcatataaattttgtatttcatgaataattttagtatgaattcaaattaaaagggCAGCTCATCGATGAgagaattataaaatataactttaaaaagtatGTGAATGATCAAAGAGTGTTTTAAAAGCAAATTAAAGTCGAGTAACTTGTTGATGATAGTTGTGTTTTACTTCTCTAGTTGCGTTTGAGTTGATTTGCTATATCATCCTTTATCTTAATTAGTCTAATCCACAAGCTTCACTAGATTTGCTTGGCATTGAAGCCAATGATTCTACTTTTAGACTAGTGAATGGAAAACATTTAATCATTATGAAGATAGACACAATTGGAGACAATTTTTTACACTATTGAAAGTATCTTActtcatattaattttcaagGCATCCCtacttaccccaaaaaaaaaaaaaaatttcaaggcATCCCCACTTTATGGATCAATCATTGGTTTACATTGGAAAACTTTATTGCTTACTGATAATTTATATGCTTTACTTTGATGGTTAAACAATTTTATGAACTGAATTGTAGATGCAGTTACGAGTACAGACtgcaaatttatgttgaaagaAACAGAGAGATGGGTTGATTCACATAGAAGTGAAAGAGAAGCTGAAGATCAGAAAGTGTCCTTATTGTATTCAGCTTGGGGTGCTTTAGTAACAAATTCAGTAATTGAAGAAAGAGAGTTTTTGGAAAGGTTCAGACTCAAAAGATTCAGTGTGCCCAATGCCCCTCATTTTGAGGACTGCAAGTTGAGTACAAGAGTAAATACACATCTTGATACCCGATCCGAGAATGGGGACTTCCCTCCTTGGACAAGTTGGAAGGGACTACTGGACATGTATCCAGTGTCTTCTGTCGATGAACAGATTAAACATTTTCGGCATCAAGCCATTTTGGAAGGCATTTATCCTCCTTGGGTATGTATCCAATTTACACAATTGAATTACAAAGCAATGCATTGCAAAACTTGTAGTTTTCAGCAGCATCTATTTAACAAGCATTCCTAATATTTGAGCTTCTTGCAGATTTCAGGGTCAGATGAGGAGAATTATCCCCTCACAAGGAAAGTGCAACGTGATCTATGGGTCCATCAGCATCCATCAAACTGCAGTGATCCTAATGTAAGATTTCTTGTAGCTGATTGGGAAAGATTGCCTGGCTTTGGTATTGGGGCGCAGATTGCTGGAATGTGTGGCCTTCTTGCTATTGCAATCAATGAAAAAAGGATCCTTGtcacaaattattttaatcgaGCTGATCATGATGGTTGTAAAGGTAAAAGGTGACAATCAGTTTATCTAATAGCTATCTCCTTAAATTTGACAACTTTTAGTGGTGTATATAGATCTGTGTAAGCCCTTGTTCACTTGAAATACACATTGTTTCCTTGGACACCAATGTGTTCAAAGCTTGGGTTGATAATAAGACTTTTTAACTATCATTTTTGCAAGCACTtcatttatttcgtttttttttttttaacaggtTCATCTAGATCAAGTTGGTCTTGTTACTTCTTTCCTGAGGCCTCCCAAGAATGTCGAGACCGTGCATTTGAGCTTATGGGCGGTAAAGAGGCATGGGAAAAAGGAATCATAACAACAAAAGACAATTATACTTCAAAGGAAATATGGGCTGGAAGGACTCCTAGGCAAGTGATTACATGTCTGacctattattttttcttaaaaaattgtGAGAAATTTGCCTTTTGATCCCATTGTGTCTTGATTCATCTATATCAATACCTGATACAGGGAATGGGGTGATCCTTGGAGTTATTTGCAACCAACAACAGAAATAAATGGCAGTCTAATTGCCTATCATCGCAAAATGGATCGAAGATGGTGGAGGGCACAGGTGCACCTTAGAATCCATCTCAAGATGAGattagttatttaaaattttatgatagtATCAAATAATTAACTATAGAGTTAGACTGTTGGAACTTATAATGTTAGCTACAATTTTtaaaccatccattttaattcaTTGGTGGTGAAAAAGAAGTTAaaggcatttatgtctttttatCTCGGCACATCAAATATAAACTGTTCAATTGCAGTAGATGGGATAGTTATGAATTAGTGTTGCAAAATTATGTCAATAATTTAAGCACATAGACTTAGCCcatgattgaatatttagatgTGGATGTGGCTATAgtaatttaaaagttttgacTTAAATAGTTAACTCAAATTTGGGTCATTTATCCAAAAATCTAATTGTTGGAAATGTGTTGAATTGAGATCAATGATCCTAAATTTGTGTCaataatttaagtcaaattttgaaGTTACTTTAGGCTTACCCTTGAAGtattttgtgttatattatattagctTTAACATGATGTGGTTTATTTCATACTGAGAGGGACCCTAATTTAGtatatatattctcaaataTAGTATGGCGTTACACCGATCATAGAGCAGTACAAAATATAGAACAATTAGTGTATCAATTCCGATCCAAAAGAATCAATCCAATCTAGTGTTGCCCAATCTTGCGCATGAAATGTTCATGTATTTTGATCCCACTACCTTCCGATTTTGAGAATCAAAGACTCTGAGGGAAATTTCTACTGTCAGGCAGTGCGTTACTTAATGAGATTTCAGAGTGATTACATGTGTGTTTTGATGAATGATGCCCGCCATGCTGCATTTGGGAAGGAAGCTGCAAAAGTGGTTCTTGCAAGTCTTCCCAAAGAATGGCCAAAAGTTGTAAGTCCTTAAACTCTGTGCCATTTTATTTGCCTATCTTGTAAAGACTGAAATACAATTGAGTCTCATGCACTTGAAAAATATTTCTGCACATGtgcttaaaatatattttagcagatttgagaaaatatagatataaactttcataatataatttttctaatgggAAACCAGTAACCTATTTTACCCAGATCTCAACACGACAAATTGTGTTGAAGCTTCCTCTCTTGTATGCTAAACATGAAAACTtgttgaaaataacaattttcaataaACCATATTGTTTTCAGGAAGTTACAAGCAATTCAAGAACGGATATTGAAGAGTTTGTATGGTCAAGTCACAGACCATGGATCCCGAGGCCATTGCTAAGTATGCATGTAAGAATGGGTGACAAGGCATGTGAAATGAAAGTGGTCGAATTTGAAGAGTATGTGCATCTTGCTGGTCGTGTTAGAAAGCACTTTCCGCATCTCAACAGCATTTGGCTGTCCACTGAAATGCAGGTTAGAGGCgccctctttctctctctccctcatTGAGTTTAATATAGTATTGTGGTTTCTGATACATGATCTTAAGTATCAATGATCATATTACTTTCAGAAAATTGttgataaaacaaaacaatatccCCATTGGAACTTCTACTACACAAACGTGACACGGCAAGTGGGAAACATAACAATGGCAAAATATGAAGCAAGTCTTGGTAGAAAAACCAGCACAAACTATCCCCTTGTGAATTTCTTAATGGCGACCGAAGCTGACTTCTTTATTGGAGCTTTGGGTTCCACTTGGTGCTTTCTTATTGATGGCATGCGGAATACTGGTGGAAAAGTAATGGCAGGATACCTGAGTGTCAATAAGGATCGGTTTTGGTAGAAATGAGTGGAGCATGAAGTTGTACAGCTATGTACATTAGAACAATGGTCAACAAATCTTTTGAAATACAAGCAGACCTCTTCAAGACTGCACAaggaaagaatttgaaatacaAGCAAACCTCTTCAAGACTGCACAAGGAAAGAACCCTGATACCTTCCTCCTATTGGAGGCGAAGTGTCTAGAAATCCTTGGTCCAATTTTTATGATAACAGTACAGTACTGAGAGAGGAAGTTAAGAGTTCTGGCAAATTTATCTGTATGTGGGTGGTATTCATTTATTCTCAAATGTTTGTATTGTAAATATAATCTaatgtatgaaaaataaaaataaatttaactgaAATCACTATGTCCAATTATTTATCTCCTGGATAATTGCCCACTGGTGTGTCATGTtcaaaaatgatgcaaaatccTCTGACCATCTAAGCTTGCAGAGAAACCAATCTTAAATGGGTTACTAAAGATCCTTTCCTGTTTTATTTGAGGAGAATTTTACTCTCTCTAGCAAAGGGAAAAAACCCAAGACTTACAGAAATGTTTGGGGGTTATTATCTGCAATTTCAGCTCAAAACTGTCTCATTTCTATATCAAATGAACGCTCAAGAACAAGCAAAACGAAGGCGGACGAACAGTACTCCTGAGACAACAATTTTGAGTATCAATTCATATCCCGAAAGACTTTGTCATTGAAATATAATTGACTCTCAAATTGGTAAGAAGTGTTCTTTCTGGGGCAGAAATTTAGaacttaatttgtttcttcaatGCATTTAATGCTGGAAGTAATTTGGTAATGATTATGGTGTCTGTTCCCTGTCTTGTTCCTGTTTCAATTACTGAAGTTCGCGAGAAAAAGGGAGGTATTCAAAGAATGAAACTAAAAAGAAGAGAGCATTATTAGCTACAATAATGAAAAAggataaatttgataattatcaaataGATACAACAATTTTGCGTCTAAGAAAGACTAATAtggaaaacaaacaattaacaaACCGAGGAGACTCTGATCCTCTCCAATTTCACATCACATGACAATACAACAAGTGATCATGTAAACATTATCTGTAAATCCACTACCAGACAGTCCTAAAAGTAAGAATAGATGTCAGATGGGCACGGGGAGCAGCCTTACCTCCCCCTTTCACCACAAAGTACCTTGAAACTCAACGGGATAGAGAGGTTTCCTGTGCAACTAACTTTCAAATCTTCATCTAACTGATGTCCCCCATCATCACCACCGCCGAAAAGTACAAAGAGTTTTCCTATGTGATTATTCTTCCACTTCTTCACTTGTCTGATGTACCGCGTCACCACTTTTGGCTGCCACTGTCTGTTTCTTGTGTTTCTTGTTCTTAGCTTTCTTGGCTTTCATGCGGCGCTTCTTCTCATTGGCATCCACCCAGGTATAGTCAGATGGTATAAGGAAAGGATCAATGTCATCCTTATACCTGTGACTATCGCTATCACTTGATTGGCCACCACGACTCCCTTTCATCCATGAAATCCAAGAAGAGGATCCTTCCGGTTCTTTTGACTTGGAATCCTGGAAATGTGTTGGGCTGGAGAGAGGGGTTGAAAACTCCTCTGGCAGCTGCAGCTCCTCAAATTTTGTAAAAGTAACAAGAACCCGAATA contains:
- the LOC123220475 gene encoding uncharacterized protein LOC123220475; its protein translation is MEALNQKSLERAVSQRALQMGSSFPCQICVMGFLCGVCLTSLFLATLTSFGSFEFGGISFSSISMGTTPGNSSSEVINAVTSTDCKFMLKETERWVDSHRSEREAEDQKVSLLYSAWGALVTNSVIEEREFLERFRLKRFSVPNAPHFEDCKLSTRVNTHLDTRSENGDFPPWTSWKGLLDMYPVSSVDEQIKHFRHQAILEGIYPPWISGSDEENYPLTRKVQRDLWVHQHPSNCSDPNVRFLVADWERLPGFGIGAQIAGMCGLLAIAINEKRILVTNYFNRADHDGCKGSSRSSWSCYFFPEASQECRDRAFELMGGKEAWEKGIITTKDNYTSKEIWAGRTPREWGDPWSYLQPTTEINGSLIAYHRKMDRRWWRAQAVRYLMRFQSDYMCVLMNDARHAAFGKEAAKVVLASLPKEWPKVEVTSNSRTDIEEFVWSSHRPWIPRPLLSMHVRMGDKACEMKVVEFEEYVHLAGRVRKHFPHLNSIWLSTEMQKIVDKTKQYPHWNFYYTNVTRQVGNITMAKYEASLGRKTSTNYPLVNFLMATEADFFIGALGSTWCFLIDGMRNTGGKVMAGYLSVNKDRFW